From the Thermococcus sp. MV5 genome, the window GTCATCGAGACCGATATCTGCATACAATCTTTTACCTCTTTTGACTATAACGCCCTCTCGAATTTCCCCGATCTTTGGTCTTCCTTTTAGTTTGTGATGGGGTGTTCTTAATGGAGGTAAAACACCGGCGTATTTGAGCTCCTTGGTGAGGGGGATTAAGGCCTTTCGTAGATATTGAGGGGTCTCCATATATTCCAAGATGAGTTTAATGAACTTACCGTCTTTCCCGCCTGCTTTGTAAATCCAGATGTGCTCTACACCAAAGATTGCCGCTGCCCTGCCAATCTGGCCAACTTTGTATGTCCTTATTTTTGGATCCGATGTCTCCTCAAGGAGTGAATCTGGAATAAAGATATGCCACGCCATTTTAGTCATCCTTTACATTCCTATACTTTAAAGCTGTAGGGGGGTAAAAAGAATGTATTTAAAAGGCTTTCGAACTATTCCACCCTCCTAGCCTTCCAAGAGCATACAAAATTTTTGCAAACTATTTCACAATTGACTCTACTATATTAATAATATTAGGAATACTACTCTTCACCTCTTCACTAAGCTCCATGCCAAGATCAATTTCTTTAGCGACAATTCCAACAAAGTGAATCTCCGCTTTGGCCAGCCTTTCATCAATGGCCATCAAAAGCCTAAGTCCATCAATAGCGCCCATAAAATGAGCGCTCCTTATTTCAGCTTTCAGCTTTTCAAAAATCCCGTCTCCCTCCAGATGAATGACTTCCCCAGGTTTATATTTATCACTTAAAATTGCATCGATAATTATTATCTTCTCCTCGCCGTTATAATAACGCTGAAGCTTGAATATATCGGTTCCAACTTCAAGGACGTTGCATCCTTTTTTGGCTAAAATCCTTCCTACCTTTAGCCCCACTCCATCGTCTTTCATAAGTTCATTACCAAGAGCAAGGATTAGAGCGCCCATATTTCCACCCGCAAAAATTGAGAAAGAATGCTTAAAAAGATTAAAAGAGTTAAAGTTTAACAACATGAACAGAACATGAGATACACGGATCGTATGCTCTAACAGTCATCTCTGCAAGTAATTTAAGCTTTTCAGGATCATCTTGCCAGTGCTTTTCTGCCATTAATCTAACATGGCGTTCCATTATTGCAAGATTCATTGCAGTTGGGGTTATAATATCTGCATAGTTAACTTTTCCATTTTTGACTTCAAGGGCATAAACCAGTAAACCCCTTGGAGCCTCTGTGATGCTTACTCCAAAACCATCCTTTAACTCGACTTCGTCCCTTTCTTTTATAGGCCATTTTGCGAGAATGTCATCAATTATGTCTATTGCTCTCTCTACAAAGTATACAAGCTCTAATGCTTGAGCAAAGTTGTTAGCAAAGCAGTTGTCGTATCTTAAGAGATCTCTATACTGGCTGTAGAGTTCTTTTGCTTTCCCATAGAGAAGGTCAGCATTATTGACTATTCTTGAGATTGCACCAACCATGAAGGGTTTGTCCTTGTAAAGGGAGTGCTTTGCAAAGCTGTGTTCAACTACCTTTTCCACTACATACTCCTTGTAGTCCTCTACAGGAAACTCAAACCCATCACTAACTTTAATGTAATCTCCGTATATCCCATAAACATCGTTTCTTGGTTTCACAGCCATGTGAACCATTTCCTCATCTTTAACTTCCTTATATTGCTCAAGTTTTGCAAATAGTTCTACCGTGTACTCTGCCATTGGAAGTACTTCTTTCAATTCCCTCTTAAGCTCCTCGAATTGGCGTTTTGTTGGAAGTTTTCCAAAACCTCCTAAGATAGCGTTTTCTTGGTGTATTGCCCTTGAACCCAAGTAATCCATTGTCTTTGAGCCTATGTTTTTGAGGGCCATAGCATATTCTATTTCCTTTTTATATTTGTCAATCATGGCGAGAGGATTTGAGTAACCAAGGTAGTCAGGAAGGACTAAGAGGTACAGATGCAGAGCATGACTTTCTATCATATCCCCGATATATAATAGATCTCTCAGATCTTGTATCTCAGGCCTTGGTGTGAAACCTACGGCTTTCTCAGCAGCCTCTAAGGCGGTAAGCTTGTGAGCTGCAGAACAAAAAGAACATACTCTTGGATAAATTGCTAATGCCTCGTCAAGTTTCTTGCCTATGGTTATGGCCTCAAAAAACCTAGGACCTTCTATTATGTTGAGCTTTACTTCTTTAACCCCTTCGTCGCTTGTTACTATCTCGATTCCACCTTTTCCTTCCACACGGGCTATATGATCAACTGTAATCGGAATGTACATCACTCTCCCTCCTCAAATATCTTGTTAACCATCTCCTCAAGCTTGGGATTATGAGCATTGAATATTTTCATTCTCTCCAGTATTTCCTCCTTTGCTAGGCCCTTTTTCTTGAACTCCAATGCGAGAGAGTCAAACCATGCAACATCGTATCCCACAGCACCCCTACATCCAATACACGCAACATTGAATCCTGGACACCTTGCATCACAACCGGCTACTGTCAATGGACCC encodes:
- a CDS encoding hydrogenase maturation protease: MGALILALGNELMKDDGVGLKVGRILAKKGCNVLEVGTDIFKLQRYYNGEEKIIIIDAILSDKYKPGEVIHLEGDGIFEKLKAEIRSAHFMGAIDGLRLLMAIDERLAKAEIHFVGIVAKEIDLGMELSEEVKSSIPNIINIVESIVK
- the hydA gene encoding NADPH-dependent hydrogenase/sulfhydrogenase 1 subunit alpha, with the protein product MYIPITVDHIARVEGKGGIEIVTSDEGVKEVKLNIIEGPRFFEAITIGKKLDEALAIYPRVCSFCSAAHKLTALEAAEKAVGFTPRPEIQDLRDLLYIGDMIESHALHLYLLVLPDYLGYSNPLAMIDKYKKEIEYAMALKNIGSKTMDYLGSRAIHQENAILGGFGKLPTKRQFEELKRELKEVLPMAEYTVELFAKLEQYKEVKDEEMVHMAVKPRNDVYGIYGDYIKVSDGFEFPVEDYKEYVVEKVVEHSFAKHSLYKDKPFMVGAISRIVNNADLLYGKAKELYSQYRDLLRYDNCFANNFAQALELVYFVERAIDIIDDILAKWPIKERDEVELKDGFGVSITEAPRGLLVYALEVKNGKVNYADIITPTAMNLAIMERHVRLMAEKHWQDDPEKLKLLAEMTVRAYDPCISCSVHVVKL